A genomic window from Tolypothrix sp. PCC 7910 includes:
- the xth gene encoding exodeoxyribonuclease III, with translation MKIATWNVNSIRIRLEQVIDWLNQNPVDVLCLQETKVTDSQFPRSPFEDLGYQVYISGQKSYNGVALISRQPLLDISTGFSAIVPNLQPEWDEQKRLITGVLDNVRIVNLYVPNGSSIGSEKYEYKLRWLTVLREYLQLLLKSHPAICVCGDFNIALENKDIHDKAKTENHIMASEAERQALRDILTLGFADVFRKFTSEGGHFSWWDYRTAAFQRNLGWRIDHHYLSPVLYERAKSCIIDIAPRKLTQPSDHTPVIVELEI, from the coding sequence ATGAAAATCGCTACTTGGAATGTGAACTCAATCCGTATTCGTTTAGAACAAGTTATTGATTGGTTAAATCAAAATCCTGTAGATGTTCTCTGCTTGCAAGAGACAAAAGTAACTGATAGTCAATTTCCGCGATCGCCTTTTGAAGATTTAGGCTATCAAGTATATATATCAGGGCAAAAATCATACAACGGTGTAGCTTTGATCAGCCGACAACCTTTGTTAGATATAAGTACTGGGTTCAGTGCAATTGTGCCTAATTTACAACCAGAATGGGACGAGCAAAAACGTTTAATTACTGGAGTCCTTGATAATGTGAGGATTGTCAATCTTTATGTTCCCAATGGTTCATCTATAGGTAGCGAAAAATACGAATACAAGCTGCGTTGGTTAACAGTGCTACGGGAGTATTTGCAACTACTATTAAAATCACATCCTGCTATCTGTGTATGCGGTGACTTTAATATTGCTTTAGAAAATAAAGATATTCACGATAAAGCGAAAACGGAAAATCACATCATGGCATCCGAAGCAGAACGCCAAGCCTTGCGAGATATACTGACACTAGGATTTGCTGATGTCTTTCGTAAATTCACCTCTGAAGGTGGTCACTTCAGCTGGTGGGATTATCGCACCGCAGCCTTCCAGCGTAATTTGGGGTGGCGAATTGACCATCATTATCTCTCCCCAGTATTGTATGAGCGTGCTAAAAGCTGCATTATTGATATTGCGCCTAGAAAGTTAACTCAACCCAGCGATCACACGCCAGTAATTGTGGAATTAGAAATATAG
- a CDS encoding Dethiobiotin synthetase, with protein sequence MNYETARKILIDQTITTEDNPDSLLMRMQQGKPPVPGQITSILLALKVVFESLKEASSLDRELAYALFQLSIKPSQLFVGGRKVGIDWPPLLKEDLLRIALAAESIFSTKWQTPPSAGFGGI encoded by the coding sequence ATGAATTACGAAACAGCTCGCAAAATCCTCATAGACCAAACAATAACCACCGAGGACAATCCAGATTCCTTGTTAATGCGTATGCAGCAGGGAAAACCGCCAGTTCCCGGTCAAATCACTTCGATTTTGTTGGCGTTAAAAGTTGTGTTTGAGTCCCTAAAAGAGGCTTCCAGTCTCGACAGAGAATTAGCTTACGCCCTTTTTCAGTTAAGTATTAAGCCTTCACAACTATTTGTTGGCGGACGCAAGGTTGGGATTGATTGGCCACCATTATTGAAGGAAGATTTGTTGCGAATTGCTTTAGCAGCCGAAAGTATCTTTTCTACTAAATGGCAAACTCCACCTTCTGCTGGATTTGGGGGAATATAG
- a CDS encoding CocE/NonD family hydrolase, which yields MLKVLPKQTASMHTRDGVRLDADIYRPDAAGEFPILLMRQPYGRAIASTVVYAHPTWYAAQGYIVVIQDVRGRGTSEGEFKLFANEIADGEDAVNWVANLPHSNGKVGMYGFSYQGMTQLYAAANKPAALKAICPAMIGYDLYTDWAYEGGAFCLQTNLAWAIQLATETARLRGDKVAYQALFTASRNLPLNNPEILQHLAPESFYHEWFAHPQPDSYWEELSPKRHLQGVDLPMFHIGGWFDTYLRGTLHLYKDMAARSTTPQHLLIGPWAHLPWGRKVGNADFGPKAASPVDRMQIRWFDQFLKDVDTGLLTEEPVCLFEMGSNIWRTFSNFPTSNPKSYYLSTTGLASIREDSGTLIENPKSKIQNCVDVLVHDPWRPVPALGGHAAIPAGVFERSHLDLRSDVLTYTTEPLADDLHLAGDIIVEIFCSNDQASYDLCAVLSEVHPDGQVYNITQGYVHCREGAKPIPTKIQLQATCVRIAKGHALRLSLSLTCFPAYSMNSGNSAINSSESLLNAQIITLTVSCGNEANSRVVLPIVADI from the coding sequence ATGCTTAAAGTACTTCCCAAACAAACAGCCTCCATGCATACACGTGATGGTGTGCGGTTAGATGCAGATATCTATCGTCCAGATGCGGCTGGGGAGTTTCCCATATTGTTAATGAGACAACCTTACGGAAGAGCGATCGCATCAACTGTTGTCTATGCTCATCCTACTTGGTACGCTGCCCAAGGTTACATCGTAGTTATTCAAGATGTCCGAGGGCGAGGTACTTCTGAGGGAGAATTTAAATTATTTGCCAACGAAATTGCAGATGGGGAAGATGCGGTAAATTGGGTTGCAAACCTACCTCACAGCAATGGCAAAGTAGGAATGTATGGTTTTTCCTATCAAGGAATGACACAGCTGTATGCTGCTGCTAATAAACCAGCCGCTTTAAAAGCTATTTGCCCAGCGATGATTGGCTATGATTTGTATACAGATTGGGCTTATGAAGGTGGCGCATTCTGTTTGCAAACTAATCTTGCATGGGCAATTCAATTAGCTACCGAAACTGCCCGTTTAAGAGGAGATAAGGTTGCTTATCAAGCATTATTTACAGCTTCGCGTAATCTCCCTTTAAATAATCCAGAAATTTTGCAACATCTTGCACCAGAATCTTTTTATCACGAGTGGTTTGCTCATCCCCAACCAGATAGTTATTGGGAAGAACTGTCACCCAAACGCCATTTGCAAGGCGTTGATTTACCTATGTTTCATATAGGCGGATGGTTTGATACTTATTTGCGAGGAACACTACATTTATATAAAGATATGGCAGCGCGTAGCACCACACCCCAACATTTATTAATTGGGCCTTGGGCACATTTACCTTGGGGTCGGAAAGTTGGTAACGCTGACTTCGGCCCCAAAGCCGCCAGTCCTGTAGATAGGATGCAAATTCGCTGGTTTGACCAGTTTCTTAAAGATGTCGATACAGGTTTACTCACAGAAGAACCTGTATGCTTATTCGAGATGGGAAGTAATATTTGGCGAACTTTCTCTAACTTCCCCACATCAAACCCAAAATCTTATTACTTATCAACTACTGGACTAGCCAGCATCCGCGAAGACTCCGGAACTTTAATCGAAAATCCAAAATCTAAAATCCAAAATTGTGTTGATGTATTGGTTCACGACCCTTGGCGACCAGTTCCCGCTTTAGGCGGTCATGCAGCAATTCCGGCGGGAGTATTTGAGCGATCGCATCTTGATTTACGCTCTGATGTATTAACTTACACTACTGAACCGTTAGCGGACGACTTGCATTTAGCAGGGGATATCATAGTAGAAATCTTTTGCAGTAACGATCAAGCAAGTTATGATTTGTGTGCAGTGCTGTCCGAAGTTCATCCTGATGGACAAGTATATAATATAACTCAAGGATATGTGCATTGCCGAGAAGGTGCAAAACCCATCCCGACAAAAATTCAACTACAAGCCACTTGTGTGCGAATAGCTAAAGGTCATGCTTTACGTCTGAGTTTGAGCCTTACTTGTTTTCCCGCCTACTCCATGAATTCTGGGAATAGTGCAATAAATAGTAGTGAAAGTTTACTAAATGCACAAATTATTACTTTAACTGTAAGTTGCGGAAACGAGGCGAATTCTCGTGTTGTATTACCTATTGTGGCAGATATTTAA
- a CDS encoding nuclear transport factor 2 family protein codes for MLKQLWVARHKYSQLLWSILLALVIWNIPQSALADVSQQDINGIIRTRDIALQALNTRDFSKIEPYLHPSFTITTVDNQVFHKVPEFEKYWNQQFSTTIKDIKMQLKGEPVRTFLSPEIDVSTGDAIASFYFKDGKAADMALRWTAVLQKAQDKWTIQSLHFSSNLLDNPVLNATQRWGQTMAAIAGIGGFLLGVVVMFVLRRKSRGIRSS; via the coding sequence ATGCTGAAACAGCTATGGGTAGCTAGACACAAATACAGCCAGCTACTTTGGAGTATTTTGTTAGCACTAGTAATTTGGAATATACCTCAATCGGCTTTGGCAGATGTTAGTCAGCAGGATATCAACGGTATTATTCGTACAAGGGACATTGCGTTACAAGCCCTAAATACTCGCGATTTTTCCAAAATAGAACCTTACTTGCACCCAAGTTTTACGATCACAACAGTAGATAACCAAGTTTTTCATAAAGTACCTGAATTTGAGAAGTACTGGAATCAGCAATTCTCCACTACGATCAAAGATATCAAAATGCAGCTTAAAGGAGAACCTGTCAGAACATTTCTTTCACCAGAAATAGATGTTTCTACAGGAGATGCGATCGCATCTTTCTATTTTAAAGATGGAAAAGCAGCTGATATGGCTTTGCGTTGGACAGCCGTTCTGCAAAAAGCCCAAGATAAATGGACGATCCAATCCCTGCATTTCTCCTCGAATCTGCTGGATAATCCAGTATTAAATGCTACGCAGCGATGGGGTCAGACTATGGCAGCGATCGCAGGTATAGGTGGCTTTTTGTTAGGAGTAGTCGTAATGTTTGTATTACGCCGCAAATCTAGAGGAATTCGGAGTTCGTAG
- a CDS encoding SDR family oxidoreductase encodes MILVTGATGGIGRRVVRLLRQQEKSARAFVRLSSRYSELEHRGSEIFIGDLQQEKDIQQACKGVDYIISAHGSDSDALALDYRANIELIDQAKANGVKHFVFISVLGADRGYEDAPVFKAKRAVEKYLEASGVNYTILRPAGLASNLLTLAERFRETGLYLLIGDPKNRTSIVSTDDLAKIVVDSLTVEGACNQTLAVGGPEILSRGDIPQIFGRIFNKQPIVINPPLFAIDGLRSTLGLFNPQTQQALGTYRTLLANEFFCTKEEITNLEKIFNFKLETLENFVRRYLAV; translated from the coding sequence ATGATTCTAGTCACTGGAGCAACGGGGGGAATTGGTCGCAGAGTCGTGCGACTTTTACGCCAACAGGAGAAATCAGCGCGAGCATTTGTTCGCCTCAGTTCTCGTTACAGCGAATTAGAACACCGAGGATCTGAAATTTTCATCGGTGATTTACAGCAAGAAAAGGATATTCAACAAGCTTGTAAAGGTGTTGATTATATTATCAGTGCTCATGGTTCTGACAGTGATGCTTTAGCTTTAGACTATCGCGCCAACATTGAGCTAATAGACCAAGCAAAAGCCAATGGGGTAAAGCACTTTGTCTTTATTTCCGTCCTGGGTGCTGATAGAGGCTATGAAGATGCACCTGTATTCAAAGCCAAACGCGCTGTAGAGAAATATTTAGAAGCTAGTGGCGTTAACTACACTATTTTACGTCCGGCCGGATTAGCATCAAATTTGCTAACATTAGCAGAACGATTTCGTGAAACAGGGCTATATCTGCTAATTGGTGACCCCAAAAATCGGACTTCCATTGTCAGTACAGATGATTTAGCCAAGATAGTAGTCGATTCTTTGACAGTTGAAGGCGCTTGTAACCAAACTTTAGCAGTAGGAGGCCCTGAAATTTTGTCCCGTGGGGATATTCCGCAGATTTTTGGTCGCATCTTCAACAAACAGCCAATAGTCATCAACCCACCACTATTTGCCATTGATGGGTTACGCAGTACCTTAGGTTTATTTAATCCCCAAACCCAACAAGCGTTGGGAACCTATCGGACTTTGCTCGCCAATGAATTTTTCTGCACAAAAGAGGAAATAACCAATTTAGAAAAGATTTTTAACTTTAAATTGGAAACATTAGAAAATTTTGTGCGGCGCTATTTAGCAGTGTAG
- a CDS encoding glycosyltransferase family 4 protein, with protein MKIAQVAPLWERVPPPTYGGIELVVSHLTDELVRRGHEVTLFASGDSQTLANLEAVYPRALRLDPHVKEYAVYEMLELSQVYQRAQEFDIIHSHVGISALSLASLVPTPTVHTLHGSFTNDNRKVYSHHQKQPYISISNAQRQIDLNYFGTVYNGINPEDYPFKAQPQEPEYLAFLGRFSPDKGPHHAIAIAKQTGLRLKMAGKIDAVDSKFFEQEIAPHIDGQQIQYLGEVNHAEKAELLGNAAITLFPITWQEPFGLVMIESMATGTPVIAMYLGSVPEVIAHGETGFICQNYEQMAQMIPQALNLNRQTCRTYVENKFSVSQMVNGYEAVYEQIIKNRINSNGRIHAAKIQL; from the coding sequence ATGAAGATCGCTCAAGTTGCCCCCTTATGGGAAAGAGTTCCCCCCCCTACATATGGAGGAATTGAACTGGTAGTAAGTCACTTGACCGATGAATTAGTCCGTCGCGGTCATGAAGTAACTTTATTTGCCTCCGGCGATTCCCAAACTCTGGCTAATTTGGAAGCAGTTTATCCCCGAGCATTGCGCTTAGACCCCCATGTCAAAGAGTATGCAGTTTATGAAATGCTTGAACTTAGCCAAGTGTACCAGCGAGCGCAGGAATTCGATATTATTCATTCCCATGTAGGCATCTCGGCATTGTCTTTAGCGAGTTTAGTTCCCACTCCGACTGTACATACTCTGCACGGCAGCTTCACCAACGATAATCGTAAAGTTTATAGCCATCACCAAAAGCAACCATACATTAGTATTAGTAACGCTCAACGGCAAATAGACTTAAACTACTTTGGCACTGTTTATAACGGAATTAATCCTGAAGATTACCCGTTTAAAGCACAACCCCAAGAACCAGAATACTTGGCATTCTTAGGTCGCTTCTCCCCAGACAAGGGCCCACACCATGCGATCGCAATTGCAAAGCAGACTGGTTTGCGCTTAAAAATGGCAGGAAAAATTGATGCAGTAGACTCGAAGTTTTTTGAACAAGAAATTGCTCCCCATATTGATGGTCAGCAAATTCAATATTTAGGCGAAGTTAACCATGCCGAAAAAGCTGAACTTCTGGGCAATGCTGCCATAACTCTTTTTCCCATCACCTGGCAAGAACCATTTGGTTTAGTCATGATTGAATCAATGGCAACTGGTACACCTGTCATTGCCATGTATCTCGGTTCCGTACCAGAAGTAATTGCCCACGGTGAAACAGGTTTTATCTGCCAAAACTATGAACAAATGGCACAGATGATTCCGCAAGCTTTAAACCTCAATCGACAAACCTGCCGTACATACGTAGAAAACAAATTTAGTGTCAGCCAAATGGTTAACGGTTATGAAGCCGTCTACGAGCAAATTATCAAGAATCGCATAAATTCCAATGGCCGCATTCATGCTGCCAAGATTCAGCTTTAA
- a CDS encoding PEP-CTERM sorting domain-containing protein (PEP-CTERM proteins occur, often in large numbers, in the proteomes of bacteria that also encode an exosortase, a predicted intramembrane cysteine proteinase. The presence of a PEP-CTERM domain at a protein's C-terminus predicts cleavage within the sorting domain, followed by covalent anchoring to some some component of the (usually Gram-negative) cell surface. Many PEP-CTERM proteins exhibit an unusual sequence composition that includes large numbers of potential glycosylation sites. Expression of one such protein has been shown restore the ability of a bacterium to form floc, a type of biofilm.), with protein MSTLQKLSFALVGTAVMLMGANPASAVSLVKGGSTSVLGQGEKTNVQGATTIDFNDGIVPTSGLVTFSGVTPGVANGTKITGSSIVKGSLSGVYGTPLADTSNYLAVSVGNDVTINFAQALDYFGFYWGSIDKYNSVKVYSKGKTNPIATFTGANVPGTTASGSQSSPVDNIYVNLLADTGETFDKIVLSTTSPAFETDNYSYRVAKVPEPSSILGLLAFGALSAGSLVKRKSKIA; from the coding sequence ATGTCTACTCTACAAAAACTATCATTTGCTTTGGTTGGAACAGCAGTAATGTTAATGGGTGCTAATCCAGCTAGCGCTGTGAGCCTAGTTAAAGGAGGTTCTACGTCTGTTCTAGGACAAGGTGAAAAGACTAATGTTCAGGGCGCTACAACTATTGACTTTAATGACGGTATTGTACCTACTTCTGGACTTGTTACTTTCTCCGGAGTGACTCCTGGTGTTGCAAACGGGACTAAGATTACGGGGAGTAGTATTGTCAAGGGGAGTTTAAGTGGTGTATATGGTACTCCTTTAGCAGACACGAGCAATTATCTAGCAGTTTCCGTAGGCAACGATGTAACTATTAATTTTGCTCAAGCTCTTGACTACTTTGGCTTTTACTGGGGATCAATAGACAAATATAACTCTGTCAAGGTCTATAGTAAAGGTAAGACTAATCCAATAGCAACATTTACTGGCGCAAATGTACCTGGTACTACGGCTAGTGGCAGTCAATCAAGTCCTGTAGACAATATTTACGTTAATTTGTTAGCTGATACTGGAGAAACTTTTGACAAAATTGTTTTGTCAACAACTTCTCCTGCATTTGAAACTGATAACTATAGCTACAGAGTAGCTAAGGTTCCTGAACCCAGCTCAATATTAGGCTTACTAGCTTTCGGTGCTTTAAGTGCTGGATCTTTGGTTAAACGGAAATCAAAGATAGCTTAA
- a CDS encoding zinc-binding dehydrogenase — protein MLAALLYGQEDLRLEQVSDPTPTAGEVVIKVGAATTCGTDLKVWRRGGHARMLKPPTLFGHEAAGQIIALGEGVTNWRVGDRIVANNSAPCMNCFFCQRQEYSLCPNLTWNNGTFAEYLKIPAPIVQHNMLPIPDDLPFALAAMTEPLACVLHGVGRTEIKPADRVVVLGDGAIGLMFVATIADSAKAEVWLWGGNNQRLEIGKKLGAAKTFNYHQIPDIPGVVKENTQGWGADVVIEATGVPSVWETAIACARPGATVNLFGGCPRDTTITVNTEQLHYSELTLKGVFHNTPKYVRAALALIASRRLPLELLISEHRPLEDLAQVFNDMKARKVIKVALKA, from the coding sequence GTGTTAGCAGCCTTACTTTATGGTCAAGAAGATTTACGCTTAGAGCAAGTATCCGATCCGACTCCGACTGCTGGTGAGGTAGTGATTAAGGTGGGGGCGGCTACAACTTGCGGCACAGATTTAAAAGTTTGGCGGCGTGGTGGTCATGCCAGAATGCTGAAACCACCTACTTTGTTTGGTCATGAAGCAGCTGGGCAAATTATCGCACTGGGTGAAGGTGTCACAAATTGGCGAGTAGGCGATCGCATCGTTGCGAATAACTCTGCTCCTTGCATGAATTGCTTTTTTTGTCAACGACAAGAATATTCTCTTTGCCCAAATTTGACCTGGAATAACGGCACCTTTGCGGAATATCTGAAAATTCCCGCGCCGATAGTGCAGCATAATATGCTGCCCATTCCCGATGACTTGCCCTTTGCATTAGCAGCGATGACAGAACCCTTAGCTTGCGTATTACATGGCGTAGGGCGAACTGAGATCAAACCCGCTGATCGGGTAGTAGTCTTGGGAGATGGGGCGATTGGGCTAATGTTTGTCGCCACTATAGCTGATAGTGCCAAAGCTGAAGTATGGCTATGGGGAGGTAACAACCAAAGATTAGAAATAGGTAAAAAGTTAGGTGCAGCCAAAACATTTAACTATCATCAAATTCCCGATATTCCCGGCGTAGTCAAAGAAAACACCCAAGGATGGGGTGCAGATGTAGTTATTGAAGCCACAGGAGTACCCAGCGTTTGGGAAACTGCGATCGCTTGTGCCCGTCCTGGTGCAACTGTAAATTTATTTGGTGGTTGTCCGCGAGATACAACTATTACAGTCAACACAGAACAGCTACACTACAGCGAACTTACCCTCAAGGGCGTATTTCACAATACCCCCAAATATGTACGCGCAGCCTTAGCATTAATAGCTAGCCGTAGACTACCTTTAGAACTACTCATCAGCGAACATCGTCCCTTAGAGGATTTAGCTCAAGTATTTAATGACATGAAAGCGCGCAAAGTCATTAAAGTAGCGCTGAAGGCGTGA
- a CDS encoding HlyD family efflux transporter periplasmic adaptor subunit, producing the protein MKYSLVANATQARQTKERFAKPDEQLSYELGKAVQELPPLYTRLLAGTVSLIVFGAIAWAHFSEIDEVAIASGELIASTQVRPVTSLGGGRILKVKVKEGDRVTKDQVLIQRDPDLQQSDVNRLAKSTQLIQEDLQRLDAERVGVKSTGTKLQDELLNSRLADFQARQATAEADANRQQAIMDQAKVRLNRLQENLVNAKSSLANAKTNLINAQTISLKVENNLAIAQKREQSLRTLMTPGAVPRVDYLEAQERLNRATTEITRAKDEVTNAQNKIIEAQDRVTSLEKDIAAQAQEIRQAQEAYQAARNQAQRVASERQSEILSQINKRKEELTNVAGQLEQARKQEDEETIKAPFAGTIYKIKATKGPVQAGEELLSILPEGEDMLLEVKVLNSDIGFIREGMKAKVKMATFPFQEFGVIEGEVVQVSPNAVTDEKLGLVFPTRIKLNKHSITVRGQEVAFTPGMAANGEIVTRKKSVLTFIMEPVTRRFSEAFSVR; encoded by the coding sequence ATGAAATATTCCCTAGTTGCGAATGCTACTCAAGCGCGTCAGACTAAAGAGCGATTTGCTAAACCAGATGAACAACTGTCTTATGAATTGGGTAAGGCAGTACAGGAATTGCCACCGTTATACACTAGATTGTTAGCGGGAACAGTTAGCCTCATTGTATTTGGGGCGATCGCTTGGGCACATTTCTCAGAAATTGATGAAGTAGCGATCGCCTCAGGGGAATTAATTGCATCTACACAAGTCCGGCCAGTTACCTCTTTAGGTGGTGGCAGAATTCTGAAAGTGAAGGTAAAAGAAGGCGATCGCGTCACTAAAGATCAAGTGTTAATTCAACGCGATCCAGATTTACAACAAAGCGATGTGAATCGCCTGGCTAAATCTACCCAGTTGATTCAAGAAGACTTACAGCGTTTAGATGCTGAACGTGTGGGAGTTAAAAGTACTGGGACAAAACTCCAAGATGAGTTGTTAAACTCCCGATTAGCAGACTTTCAAGCACGTCAAGCCACTGCGGAAGCGGATGCTAATCGCCAGCAAGCAATCATGGATCAGGCAAAAGTACGACTCAATCGCTTACAAGAAAACTTAGTCAATGCCAAAAGTAGTTTAGCCAACGCCAAAACCAACTTAATTAACGCCCAAACGATTAGTCTGAAAGTAGAAAACAATCTGGCGATCGCTCAAAAACGAGAACAAAGCCTACGCACTTTGATGACTCCTGGTGCTGTACCAAGAGTTGATTATCTGGAGGCGCAAGAAAGGTTAAATCGGGCTACTACAGAAATTACCAGGGCTAAAGATGAAGTAACTAATGCTCAAAATAAAATTATCGAGGCACAAGATAGAGTTACATCCCTAGAAAAAGATATAGCCGCCCAAGCCCAAGAAATTCGCCAAGCCCAAGAAGCTTATCAAGCTGCACGTAATCAAGCACAGCGTGTAGCTTCAGAACGCCAAAGTGAAATTCTCTCCCAAATCAACAAGCGCAAAGAAGAACTCACTAATGTTGCTGGTCAATTAGAACAAGCAAGAAAGCAAGAAGACGAAGAAACAATTAAAGCTCCCTTTGCAGGTACAATTTACAAAATTAAAGCCACCAAGGGGCCAGTACAAGCTGGTGAAGAGTTACTTTCGATTTTGCCGGAAGGGGAAGACATGTTACTAGAAGTCAAAGTCCTCAACAGCGATATCGGATTTATCCGCGAGGGGATGAAAGCAAAAGTCAAAATGGCAACTTTTCCCTTTCAAGAATTTGGAGTCATTGAAGGCGAAGTGGTGCAAGTTAGCCCTAACGCAGTTACCGATGAAAAATTGGGTTTAGTATTCCCCACCAGAATTAAGCTTAATAAACACTCAATTACCGTCCGCGGTCAAGAAGTTGCATTTACCCCAGGGATGGCTGCTAATGGTGAAATTGTCACTCGTAAAAAGTCGGTTTTAACATTCATTATGGAACCAGTAACACGACGGTTTAGCGAGGCTTTTTCTGTCAGGTAG
- a CDS encoding YcxB family protein: MQIKTKTFQISPKELRGIIAVDYYKRMKFIFISLLILTLINIVLAVIQQRFDWWLIYLVGLIAYFLSVPLWLRLQGRTSALNFQSRYCEIDENFFTICFEDGSLTKMRYEHFMKVVKKGEYYFLYITKAQFHYLPVAAFESEKDIHRFDLFLEGKQLIKLW; the protein is encoded by the coding sequence ATGCAGATTAAAACTAAAACTTTTCAAATTAGCCCTAAAGAATTAAGAGGAATTATTGCGGTTGATTATTATAAACGCATGAAATTTATCTTCATTAGTTTGTTGATTTTAACTTTAATAAATATAGTTTTAGCAGTAATTCAGCAAAGGTTTGATTGGTGGTTAATATATTTAGTAGGTTTAATAGCTTATTTTTTGTCTGTACCTCTGTGGCTGCGCTTACAGGGACGAACATCTGCCTTGAATTTTCAAAGTAGATATTGCGAAATAGATGAAAACTTTTTTACCATCTGCTTTGAAGATGGCAGTCTGACAAAAATGAGATACGAACATTTTATGAAGGTTGTTAAAAAAGGTGAATATTACTTCTTGTATATTACAAAAGCCCAATTTCACTACTTACCAGTAGCAGCTTTTGAGTCAGAAAAGGATATACACAGATTTGATTTATTTCTAGAAGGTAAACAACTAATCAAATTATGGTAA